A single region of the Silene latifolia isolate original U9 population chromosome 8, ASM4854445v1, whole genome shotgun sequence genome encodes:
- the LOC141596527 gene encoding putative disease resistance protein RGA3 — translation MTTTGGGPTTTIPPMTVNRTTVDSALQSPILFLIKSIIKRSSNYHFQSLLTNLGSRALNEVASTWGIQTHVGKLKNTINTIKDVMLDAEERQVESHTVRGWLDRLRPVVFAADDLFDECTTMASQRAVMGSDGISKKVLSFFSHSNQIAFAFSISNKIKKIREELDDIVKDSSEFALVLRPHEESEEKRLSRQVRGQTHSFIAVDEVIGREDDREAIIDIMMASHAAQEQRLAVIPIVGIGGLGKTTLAQLLYNDERVEKNFELKLWVCVSEVFDVMEITKKIIMSATNSKSQNLEMDQLQGQLRKEIGGKKYLLVLDDVWNEKPEEWRNLKALLMVGGEGSQILVTTRSRKVADIMGSVQAYELNGLSEEKTWKLFEKMAFNPGESQKQPQLVKLAEEILKRCVGVPLAIRSLGTLLRGEEEWKWISIAGTSFVNLPDKQNNVMAILKLSYHHLLSPLKNCFAYCALFPKDYKFETDMLIDLWMAEGFVIPSGKTQCLDLCHEYLMQLLQRCFFQDITRDEWGNISSFKMHDLMHDLAIEVAGIQSRSKVGDLQDGDINAKIRHLSFDYYYQTDSWEIPSYMLQAKQLRTFLLPEYNRSGSYFNKAILQQLISNFRCLRVLDMRDRGVKDLPKSIGKLIHLRYLNLSLNPKEELPHSVTGLYNLQTLILYGCQWLRALPIHTRKLTNLRNLNTLDCKSMTHMPSGLGELTSLHKLPVFIVKCKESNTLQSDATTAQLRDLKTLNNLSGSLKIIFFNYPMDPASEANLHGKHRLIELALEFDDCGTMDHDEAILEGLKPHQNLKKLDIKSYKGRELPSWAMRECFFKTLPNLVEVHLLLFPNCREVPSFSRLPFLKRMSVRCFPEVEYMERSLLGIDLSLSPPQTFFPSLEELRLSVMFKLKGWWEDIETIDYSDHMNISHPSSHHHPLSLSFSKLTKLEIQSCEELKTFPLCPIVEELTLWDVNKHLTLLPEVTSSQASGDVGLSVTTSEYCSKLKTLSVDEVEHLFSLPRECLAHITSLAIKDCKLLSTCILKEVFQHLPSLVSLTFLFCSRLTSIFEGLEHLTSLESLVLRGCKKLSLSQNRQVDCDMPWKSLKSIRSLGILYIPELHHLPNGLQHLTKLISLKLQEKPNLEALPEWISCFSSLEYMRLFKCPKLTCLPEGFSKLTTLYELEIEDCPGLTNRCAGPTCGDWPKIQHIPLLSVKENSKMIYRVSRA, via the coding sequence TCACTTCTTACAAATTTAGGCTCGAGAGCATTGAATGAGGTTGCGTCTACATGGGGTATCCAAACCCATGTCGGAAAGCTGAAAAACACGATAAATACAATCAAAGATGTCATGTTAGATGCTGAGGAAAGACAAGTTGAGAGCCACACTGTACGTGGTTGGCTTGACAGGCTTAGACCTGTTGTGTTCGCTgcagatgacttgtttgatgagTGTACAACAATGGCATCGCAAAGAGCAGTCATGGGCAGTGATGGTATATCTAAAAAGGTACTCAGTTTCTTTTCCCACTCAAACCAAATTGCTTTTGCCTTCAGTATTTCTAATAAGATTAAAAAGATTAGGGAAGAGCTTGATGACATAGTTAAAGACAGCTCTGAATTTGCCTTGGTACTACGCCCTCATGAGGAAAGCGAGGAAAAAAGGCTAAGTAGGCAAGTGAGAGGGCAAACTCACTCTTTCATAGCTGTAGATGAAGTTATCGGTAGAGAGGATGATAGAGAGGCCATCATAGATATTATGATGGCCTCTCATGCTGCACAAGAGCAGCGACTTGCTGTCATCCCTATTGTAGGGATCGGGGGTTTGGGGAAGACAACTTTAGCTCAACTGTTGTATAATGATGAACGCGTTGAGAAGAACTTTGAGCTCAAGTTATGGGTTTGTGTCTCTGAAGTCTTTGATGTAATGGAAATCACAAAGAAGATTATTATGTCAGCGACAAATAGCAAGTCTCAGAATTTAGAGATGGACCAGTTACAAGGCCAACTTAGGAAAGAAATTGGGGGAAAGAAATATTTGCTTGTTCTAGACGATGTGTGGAATGAGAAGCCTGAGGAATGGCGAAATCTAAAGGCACTTTTAATGGTTGGTGGAGAGGGAAGCCAGATCTTGGTAACTACACGATCAAGAAAGGTGGCCGATATCATGGGCAGTGTACAGGCTTATGAGTTAAATGGCCTTTCCGAAGAGAAGACATGGAAATTATTTGAAAAGATGGCATTTAATCCTGGAGAATCTCAAAAGCAACCGCAATTGGTGAAATTAGCGGAAGAGATTTTGAAAAGGTGTGTAGGTGTTCCATTGGCCATAAGAAGTTTAGGAACTCTTCTACGTGGAGAAGAAGAGTGGAAGTGGATTTCAATTGCAGGTACTAGCTTTGTGAATTTGCCTGATAAACAGAACAACGTTATGGCAATTTTAAAGCTCAGCTATCATCACTTGTTGTCTCCATTAAAGAACTGTTTTGCTTATTGTGCATTGTTTCCGAAGGATTATAAATTTGAAACGGATATGTTGATTGATCTTTGGATGGCGGAGGGCTTTGTTATTCCATCTGGTAAAACTCAATGTTTAGATCTTTGTCACGAATATTTAATGCAATTGCTGCAAAGGTGCTTCTTTCAAGATATAACAAGAGATGAATGGGGAAATATTTCAAGTTTCAAAATGCATGATTTGATGCATGATTTGGCAATAGAAGTAGCTGGAATCCAGTCTCGGAGTAAAGTGGGGGACTTACAGGACGGAGATATCAATGCCAAAATCCGTCACTTGTCCTTTGATTATTATTATCAGACTGACTCATGGGAGATCCCAAGTTACATGCTACAGGCGAAGCAACTGAGGACTTTTCTTTTGCCAGAGTATAATAGATCTGGATCATATTTCAACAAAGCTATTCTTCAACAGCTAATTTCCAACTTCAGATGCCTGCGCGTGTTGGATATGCGTGATCGTGGGGTCAAGGATCTACCCAAATCCATTGGTAAGTTAATTCACTTAAGGTACCTTAATCTGTCCTTGAATCCTAAAGAAGAACTTCCACATTCAGTCACAGGACTTTATAATTTGCAGACATTGATTCTCTATGGTTGCCAATGGCTTAGAGCATTACCTATCCATACTAGAAAACTTACTAATCTTAGGAACCTCAATACTCTTGATTGCAAATCTATGACCCATATGCCATCTGGCCTCGGAGAATTAACTTCTCTTCATAAATTACCCGTCTTTATAGTGAAATGTAAAGAATCTAATACCCTACAGTCCGATGCTACCACCGCTCAGTTAAGGGACCTGAAGACACTGAATAACCTAAGTGGATcgttaaaaataatttttttcaaCTATCCAATGGACCCTGCAAGCGAAGCAAACTTACATGGCAAACACAGGCTGATTGAGTTAGCTTTGGAATTTGACGACTGTGGCACAATGGACCATGATGAGGCTATTTTAGAAGGTCTGAAACCACACCAAAACTTGAAGAAGTTGGATATAAAGTCATACAAAGGTAGAGAGCTCCCGAGTTGGGCAATGCGAGAGTGTTTTTTTAAGACTCTTCCAAATCTAGTTGAGGTCCATCTTTTATTATTCCCTAATTGCCGAGAAGTCCCTTCTTTCAGCCGACTCCCTTTCTTAAAACGCATGTCTGTTAGATGTTTTCCTGAAGTGGAGTACATGGAAAGGAGTCTACTTGGGATTGATTTATCACTATCACCCCCTCAAACATTTTTTCCATCTCTTGAGGAACTTAGACTCTCTGTTATGTTTAAGTTGAAAGGATGGTGGGAGGACATAGAGACGATAGATTACAGTGATCATATGAATATATCTCACCCGTCAAGTCACCATCATCCTCTCTCTCTGTCATTCTCCAAACTTACAAAGTTGGAAATACAATCATGTGAGGAACTAAAAACCTTTCCACTTTGTCCTATTGTCGAGGAATTAACACTATGGGATGTCAACAAACACCTCACTTTGTTACCAGAAGTAACAAGCTCCCAAGCTAGTGGTGATGTTGGGTTATCAGTCACCACATCCGAGTACTGTTCAAAGCTAAAGACCTTGAGCGTGGATGAAGTTGAACACCTGTTTTCATTGCCGCGAGAATGCTTAGCTCATATTACTTCATTGGCTATTAAAGATTGCAAGTTGCTCAGCACTTGCATACTCAAGGAAGTCTTTCAGCATCTACCTTCTCTCGTCTCTTTGACTTTTTTATTTTGTTCACGTCTCACATCAATTTTTGAGGGGCTGGAACATCTCACTTCTCTGGAAAGTTTAGTCCTGCGGGGTTGCAAGAAATTATCTCTCTCACAAAATAGACAAGTCGACTGTGACATGCCATGGAAATCCTTGAAAAGTATTCGTTCGTTGGGTATTCTTTACATTCCTGAGCTACATCATCTCCCTAATGGGCTTCAACACCTTACAAAGCTAATCAGTCTGAAGCTACAAGAAAAACCTAATTTGGAAGCACTGCCAGAATGGATAAGTTGTTTCTCGTCTCTTGAATATATGCGTTTGTTCAAGTGTCCCAAGCTGACCTGTCTGCCTGAAGGATTTAGTAAGCTCACTACCTTATATGAACTCGAGATCGAAGATTGTCCGGGATTAACCAACAGATGTGCTGGCCCAACTTGTGGCGACTGGCCTAAGATTCAGCATATCCCACTACTTTCTGTCAAAGAGAA